The following are encoded together in the Drosophila takahashii strain IR98-3 E-12201 chromosome X, DtakHiC1v2, whole genome shotgun sequence genome:
- the TH1 gene encoding negative elongation factor D isoform X2: MEVEYDESGWQGRAKGQSNPEEMLEDNPQKTIQECLEKFLTPDYIMEPGIFTQLKRYFQSGGSPEEVISMLSENYKAVAQMANLLAEWLILAGVKVTEVQAMVENHLKEMILKSFDPKKADTIFTEEGETPDWLTEMIDHYTWRSLIYRLAEEYPDCLMLNFTIKLISDAGFQSEITSISTAAQQIEVFSRVLKTSIVKFLNNPDDVHGAIQECARMVCHGQHTYVYSQVLIQVLSQEQKGGFNMKRLSQEIIKYALQNNQNVTPITMALNGSAVYPQACQALTSMLTRNTLNPADITVLFRNYSGSDPPPIDLIRNPQFLELLVDALFRSGVKINPEHKPKYMFLLAYASAVIDQPAKKRPMTERMLNKEELKSTIQAIEKAHTICNVDQGSTELIAELQTLYNCIKYPVVGVGVIRWIENVVMEPSYFKLSTDSCPTHLAVLDEVAAVHPTLQQQILFLLIRLFESKQDELEILVQLEMKKMILDRMVNLLTRGCVVPVLRYIKQCCAIEDTDISLIRYFVTEVLETITHPYSPEFVQLFLPMVENEEITGTMRGEGDNDPVNEFIVHCKAHYTTV; this comes from the exons ATGGAAGTGGAATACGACGAGTCCGGCTGGCAGGGCCGCGCCAAGGGACAGTCAAATCCGGAG GAAATGCTCGAGGACAATCCGCAGAAGACGATCCAGGAGTGCCTGGAAAAGTTCCTCACACCCGACTACATCATGGAGCCGGGAATATTCACGCAGCTGAAGCGCTACTTCCAGTCGGGCGGCTCCCCCGAGGAGGTCATTTCGATGTTGTCGGAGAACTACAAGGCGGTGGCCCAAATGGCCAACCTGCTGGCCGAGTGGCTAATCCTCGCCGGCGTCAAGGTGACCGAGGTGCAGGCGATGGTGGAGAACCACCTCAAGGAGATGATCCTCAAGTCCTTCGATCCCAAAAAGGCCGACACCATCTTCACGGAGGAGGGCGAGACGCCCGATTGGCTAACCGAGATGATCGATCACTACACGTGGCGTTCGCTGATCTACCGACTGGCCGAGGAGTATCCCGACTGCCTGATGCTCAACTTCACGATCAAGCTGATCTCGGACGCAGGCTTCCAGAGCGAGATCACCTCCATTTCGACGGCCGCGCAGCAGATAGAGGTCTTCTCGCGGGTGCTCAAGACCTCGATAGTCAAGTTTCTGAACAATCCAGACGACGTGCACGGCGCCATCCAGGAGTGCGCCCGCATGGTCTGCCACGGCCAGCACACCTACGTCTACTCCCAAGTGCTCATCCAGGTGCTTAGCCAGGAGCAGAAGGGCGGGTTCAATATGAAGCGCCTCTCCCAGGAAATCATCAAATACGCCCTGCAgaa CAATCAAAATGTGACGCCTATTACGATGGCCCTAAATGGCTCGGCGGTCTATCCGCAGGCATGCCAAGCGCTAACCTCCATGCTCACCCGCAACACACTCAATCCCGCCGACATCACCGTCCTGTTCCGCAACTATTCGGGCTCCGATCCGCCGCCCATCGACTTGATCCGGAACCCCCAGTTCCTGGAGCTCCTCGTGGACGCCCTCTTCCGTTCCGGCGTTAAGATCAACCCCGAGCACAAGCCGAAGTACATGTTCCTGCTGGCCTACGCGTCGGCGGTCATTGACCAGCCGGCCAAGAAGCGGCCGATGACCGAGCGCATGCTGAACAAGGAGGAGCTGAAGAGCACCATTCAGGCTATAGAGAAGGCGCATACCATCTGCAATGTGGACCAGGGCTCCACTGAGTTGATCGCTGAATTGCAGACGCTGTACAATTGCATCAA ATATCCCGTGGTGGGGGTCGGTGTGATACGGTGGATCGAGAACGTGGTAATGGAACCGTCCTACTTTAAGCTCTCCACAGACAGCTGTCCCACGCACCTGGCGGTTCTCGACGAAGTGGCCGCCGTGCATCCCACGCTGCAGCAGCAGATCCTGTTTCTGCTCATCCGCCTGTTCGAGTCCAAGCAGGATGAGCTAGAGATTCTCGTGCAATTGGAGATGAAGAAGATGATCCTGGACCGGATGGTTAACCTGCTAACACGCGGCTGCGTTGTACCCGTTCTACGGTACATTAAGCAGTGCTGCGCCATCGAGGACACAGACATTTCCCTAATCCGGTACTTCGTCACCGAGGTGCTGGAGACCATCACACATCCGTACTCCCCGGAGTTTGTGCAACTATTCCTGCCGATGGTCGAGAACGAGGAGATCACCGGCACAATGCGCGGTGAGGGCGACAACGATCCCGTGAACGAGTTTATTG TTCACTGTAAGGCGCACTACACGACTGTATAG
- the TH1 gene encoding negative elongation factor D isoform X1 gives MEVEYDESGWQGRAKGQSNPEEMLEDNPQKTIQECLEKFLTPDYIMEPGIFTQLKRYFQSGGSPEEVISMLSENYKAVAQMANLLAEWLILAGVKVTEVQAMVENHLKEMILKSFDPKKADTIFTEEGETPDWLTEMIDHYTWRSLIYRLAEEYPDCLMLNFTIKLISDAGFQSEITSISTAAQQIEVFSRVLKTSIVKFLNNPDDVHGAIQECARMVCHGQHTYVYSQVLIQVLSQEQKGGFNMKRLSQEIIKYALQNNQNVTPITMALNGSAVYPQACQALTSMLTRNTLNPADITVLFRNYSGSDPPPIDLIRNPQFLELLVDALFRSGVKINPEHKPKYMFLLAYASAVIDQPAKKRPMTERMLNKEELKSTIQAIEKAHTICNVDQGSTELIAELQTLYNCIKYPVVGVGVIRWIENVVMEPSYFKLSTDSCPTHLAVLDEVAAVHPTLQQQILFLLIRLFESKQDELEILVQLEMKKMILDRMVNLLTRGCVVPVLRYIKQCCAIEDTDISLIRYFVTEVLETITHPYSPEFVQLFLPMVENEEITGTMRGEGDNDPVNEFIGEQLMVPGSLHLHLTFVCHLF, from the exons ATGGAAGTGGAATACGACGAGTCCGGCTGGCAGGGCCGCGCCAAGGGACAGTCAAATCCGGAG GAAATGCTCGAGGACAATCCGCAGAAGACGATCCAGGAGTGCCTGGAAAAGTTCCTCACACCCGACTACATCATGGAGCCGGGAATATTCACGCAGCTGAAGCGCTACTTCCAGTCGGGCGGCTCCCCCGAGGAGGTCATTTCGATGTTGTCGGAGAACTACAAGGCGGTGGCCCAAATGGCCAACCTGCTGGCCGAGTGGCTAATCCTCGCCGGCGTCAAGGTGACCGAGGTGCAGGCGATGGTGGAGAACCACCTCAAGGAGATGATCCTCAAGTCCTTCGATCCCAAAAAGGCCGACACCATCTTCACGGAGGAGGGCGAGACGCCCGATTGGCTAACCGAGATGATCGATCACTACACGTGGCGTTCGCTGATCTACCGACTGGCCGAGGAGTATCCCGACTGCCTGATGCTCAACTTCACGATCAAGCTGATCTCGGACGCAGGCTTCCAGAGCGAGATCACCTCCATTTCGACGGCCGCGCAGCAGATAGAGGTCTTCTCGCGGGTGCTCAAGACCTCGATAGTCAAGTTTCTGAACAATCCAGACGACGTGCACGGCGCCATCCAGGAGTGCGCCCGCATGGTCTGCCACGGCCAGCACACCTACGTCTACTCCCAAGTGCTCATCCAGGTGCTTAGCCAGGAGCAGAAGGGCGGGTTCAATATGAAGCGCCTCTCCCAGGAAATCATCAAATACGCCCTGCAgaa CAATCAAAATGTGACGCCTATTACGATGGCCCTAAATGGCTCGGCGGTCTATCCGCAGGCATGCCAAGCGCTAACCTCCATGCTCACCCGCAACACACTCAATCCCGCCGACATCACCGTCCTGTTCCGCAACTATTCGGGCTCCGATCCGCCGCCCATCGACTTGATCCGGAACCCCCAGTTCCTGGAGCTCCTCGTGGACGCCCTCTTCCGTTCCGGCGTTAAGATCAACCCCGAGCACAAGCCGAAGTACATGTTCCTGCTGGCCTACGCGTCGGCGGTCATTGACCAGCCGGCCAAGAAGCGGCCGATGACCGAGCGCATGCTGAACAAGGAGGAGCTGAAGAGCACCATTCAGGCTATAGAGAAGGCGCATACCATCTGCAATGTGGACCAGGGCTCCACTGAGTTGATCGCTGAATTGCAGACGCTGTACAATTGCATCAA ATATCCCGTGGTGGGGGTCGGTGTGATACGGTGGATCGAGAACGTGGTAATGGAACCGTCCTACTTTAAGCTCTCCACAGACAGCTGTCCCACGCACCTGGCGGTTCTCGACGAAGTGGCCGCCGTGCATCCCACGCTGCAGCAGCAGATCCTGTTTCTGCTCATCCGCCTGTTCGAGTCCAAGCAGGATGAGCTAGAGATTCTCGTGCAATTGGAGATGAAGAAGATGATCCTGGACCGGATGGTTAACCTGCTAACACGCGGCTGCGTTGTACCCGTTCTACGGTACATTAAGCAGTGCTGCGCCATCGAGGACACAGACATTTCCCTAATCCGGTACTTCGTCACCGAGGTGCTGGAGACCATCACACATCCGTACTCCCCGGAGTTTGTGCAACTATTCCTGCCGATGGTCGAGAACGAGGAGATCACCGGCACAATGCGCGGTGAGGGCGACAACGATCCCGTGAACGAGTTTATTGGTGAGCAACTGATGGTCCCCGGCTCTCTTCACTTGCATCTGACCTTTGTTTGTCATCTCTTTTAG
- the LOC108059554 gene encoding trimeric intracellular cation channel type 1B.1, with protein sequence MDPEAFLDVANQVIKLKMFPFFDIAHSLLAALAVREDLGANAQAFSRKHPLACWLSTMLVIFAGGMVANGLLGEPILAPLKNTGQLLVGTAVWYVVFYTPFDIGYKVAKFLPVKIVASAMKEIYRAKKVYDGVGHAAKLYPNAWIIMIIIGTLKGNGAGFTKLIERLIRGAWTPTAMEFMQPSFYTKASLLASIIFVLDKKTDWISAPHALVYFGIVIFLVYFKLSSILLGIHDPFLPLENLCCAIFFGGIWDSLAKILGRGQAKDGDSKDVKKSN encoded by the exons ATGGACCCGGAAGCATTTTTGGATGTGGCCAACCAGGTCATCAAGCTGAAAATGTTTCCGTTCTTCGACATCGCTCACAGTCTACTTGCCGCGCTGGCCGTGCGTGAGGACTTGGGTGCCAACGCCCAGGCGTTTTCTCGGAAGCATCCGCTCGCCTGCTGGCTCTCCACCATGCTGGTGATCTTCGCAGGCGGTATGGTGGCCAACGGACTGCTGGGCGAGCCGATACTGGCTCCGCTGAAGAACACAGGCCAGCTCCTCGTGGGCACAGCGGTGTG GTACGTGGTCTTCTACACGCCGTTTGACATCGGCTACAAGGTGGCCAAGTTCCTGCCCGTCAAGATCGTGGCCAGTGCCATGAAGGAGATCTATCGGGCAAAAAAGGTCTACGACGGTGTGGGACATGCGGCAAAACTGTATCCGAACGCCTGGATAATCATGATCATCATTGGCACCCTGAAGGGCAACGGAGCGGGATTCACCAAGTTGATCGAACGCCTCATCCGGGGGGCATGGACTCCAACAGCCATGGAATTCATGCAGCCAAGCTT CTACACCAAGGCTTCTCTGCTGGCCTCGATCATCTTTGTGCTGGACAAGAAGACCGACTGGATCTCAGCACCACATGCACTGGTTTACTTTGGCATCGTCATATTCCTGGTCTACTTTAAGCTGTCCTCCATCCTGCTGGGCATCCACGATCCCTTCCTGCCGCTGGAGAACCTTTGCTGCGCCATCTTTTTCGGCGGAATTTGGGACAGCCTGGCCAAGATCCTGGGCCGCGGGCAGGCCAAGGACGGCGACAGCAAAGATGTTAAAAAGAGCAACTAA